TCCATGGTCCTCCCCTTTCCTGGCTCCACTTGTTCCGCCCGACCTCTAGGCGCGGGCGATCGCCGCGATCTCGCCGAGCACCCGGACGAGGTCGCTGTGCCGCAACGGGTTGACGCTCACCCAGCCGCCGTCCCCGTGATCCACCCGGACCCGCCCCCGTGCGCTGTCCAACCACGACACCTCGCACGGCCGGGTGACGGCGTCGCCGCCGGATCGGCGGACGACCCCGAGCTGCCCCCTGCCCGTCACCGCCGGGAACAGCTGGACGAGCCGGTCGACCACGGCCTCGTCACCGCCGTACGCGCGGACCAACTCGCGCACGCGCCGCCGGGTGACGTCGTCGGCGTCGGTCGTGTCCGGCGTGTCGGCGAGCAGCCGCATCGCGCTGTCGACCACGCCGGGCGGCAACGTGACCGGCATGGTCACCGCTGCCCGGACCGCGGGGATCAAGCCGGCGAGTTCGTCCTCCAGGGCGGTGGCTTCGACCACCGTCACCTGGACCGCTTGGCCGTCGTGCGACTGGTTGCACACGACCGCCCGGTCCCCGTAGACCATGGCCACCGCGCCGATCTCCACACCGCCGCCGACCACCACCAGGTCGACCGCGCCCCGGTACTCCCGCAACGCTCTGACCAGCTCGTCCGCGACGCCGACCGGTCCTTCGTCGGTGGCGAGCCCTCGGGCGCACAGCGTGTGGCCGGCCGAAGCGAGCAACGCGTCCCGTTCGTCGGCGAACCGGCCGAACGACGGCACCCGCAGCGGGAACGGGAAGCGCACCCCGGCGTGGGTGGCGAGGAGGTCCAGCTCGACGGGTTCGAAGCACGCCGCACGCTCGATCGCGGCGGTCACGACGCCGCCCCGTCCGTCCGCGGGGAGCCACCGGCGGCCTGGACGCCCTTGCCGGTGTCTCCGTCGACCTTGGCGTAGGCGGCCTTGGCCTCGGCCAGCATCCGCCGGAACTCCACCACCTCGCGTTGCGCCGCGCTCACCTCGCCGGCCAGACCGGACTCCCCCGCCGCCGCACGCAGCCGCGTCGCCAACTCGACCGCCGGCGGCGCGGTGCCGAGCATCGGCTGCCGTTCGGCCAGCCGGCTCACCGCGGTCACCAGGTCGCCGGTGAGGTCGCCGAGCTTGGTCAGCGTCGTGATCCGCAGCTCGATCTGGTCCAGCTCGACCTGGTAGCCCTGCCCGGCGTTCACAGCTGTGCTCCCGTCGTCAGGCCGATGACCGCCGGGCTGACCGGCAGGTCCACGGTGAACAGGCCGTGGTCGACAGTCGGCATCTGGTTCTCGTGCGGCTCGTCGTCGTTGCCGGTTCTCCCGCCGCCGACCGGCGCCATCACCCCGCCGTTCGCGCCCGTACGTGCCGAGGTTTCGCTCCCGTGGTGCGTGGTGGGCATTCCGAGCACACCGGCGGTCATGCCGGCCAGCACGCCGGCACGCGGTCCGGGCCCCAACGACACGCCATGACCGGCGGTCGGTGCGCCGATGGCCTGGTTCATGCCGGCCACCGACCCTCCGCCGAGGAGACGTGACCACGGCACCCCGCCCCGCGTGCCCGCCGACGTGCCGCCAGTCGTGCCGAGCGGCATGCCGCCACCCGTGCCTGCGGGAACGTCGGCGCGGAGCACCGGAGTAGCCGGCGGGATCGCTCCCCGCGCCTGGTCGATCAGCCGGCTGCCGCCCACGAGGCTGGACTCGTAGGTCCGCATCGCGCGGATGGCCTCGGCCTTCTGCTGGTCCACCGAGGCCGCGCCGAAGTAGAAGCTGAACCCCGCACTGCCCACCGCGCCGAACGCCGTGCCCATGCCTGAGGTCGGAGCCGTGCCGAAGATCCCGGCGTAGTTCGGGATGGACGGCAAGGAGGCCGTCGACCAGCTGGGAATGGTCGATCCGGTGAAGAAGTTCGGCGCGGTCGGGAAGTTCGGTGCCATCGGGATGGTCGGCGCGGTCGAGAAGGTCGGGATGGCCGGTGCTGCTGGGAAGCTTGCTGTCGTCGGGATGGTCGGCATCGACTGCGCCAAGGCCGCCGCGAAGCCGCCCGTCCCGAAGGCGGACTGCACCCGCGTCGCCGGATCGCCGTCGATCGGCGCCACAGGCTCGGCCGGTGGCGGCGGCATCATGGCCCTGGCCGTGGCCAACGCGTCGGCCGCCTCCTGCGCGGCCCGTTGCCCCGCGTACGCCAGCTCGCTGATCTTCTCCACCCGGCCGGCCAGCGCGTCCAGCCGGTCGGCCGCCTCCTCCGCCGCCGAGCCCTGCCACCCGTCCAGCAACGCGACCCGCTGTTCCCGCAACACCTCGGCGTGCGTGTCCAGCGCGGCGCGGTACTGCGCCCACTCGGTGGCGACCACGCTGACGTCGGCGACGTCGGCGTCCTGCCACAGCATCCGGTACAGCTCTTCGTGGCTGTACGCCTCCCAGTTCACCGCACCCGCCGGTGACGCCGACTCCTCGGTTGGCACCCCGCGACCCCCTCCCACTGCCGGCCTCCACCGGACACTGCCAATGCTCACGGCGCGGGGGACGGCGGGACAGGCCAGGAAGGCGGCCATCTATGGCCGGTGGCCGTGATCAGGGAAGACGGCGGTGGATGCCGGTCAGGTGGTCCTGGAGTCGGGCATGGCGGAACTGGTAGACCGCACCGGCCCGGCGCAGCACACCACGCCGGTAGGCGTCATCGAGGAAGCCGTTGACGGCCCACGGCAGCCTGCCCATCAGCGGCAGCCAGATCCGGGCGAACACGACCCACTGGCCCCACGCGGTCATGCTGAGCACGTAGCCGAGTCCGTCGCCGAGCCCGCCCACGATCCCGATCGCCAGCACGGC
This is a stretch of genomic DNA from Saccharothrix ecbatanensis. It encodes these proteins:
- a CDS encoding ESX secretion-associated protein EspG, with translation MTAAIERAACFEPVELDLLATHAGVRFPFPLRVPSFGRFADERDALLASAGHTLCARGLATDEGPVGVADELVRALREYRGAVDLVVVGGGVEIGAVAMVYGDRAVVCNQSHDGQAVQVTVVEATALEDELAGLIPAVRAAVTMPVTLPPGVVDSAMRLLADTPDTTDADDVTRRRVRELVRAYGGDEAVVDRLVQLFPAVTGRGQLGVVRRSGGDAVTRPCEVSWLDSARGRVRVDHGDGGWVSVNPLRHSDLVRVLGEIAAIARA